In one Polaribacter sp. ALD11 genomic region, the following are encoded:
- a CDS encoding TonB-dependent receptor, producing MKTYIKLLFIMAFISVNAQNSISGKITDTQNNALIGVEIHAQELHKGTTTKEDGSYELKNVPNGKLKLTFRYLGYKTISKTLLISSKNKVLNIKLEETFYEIDEIIVSTPFNKLQSENVMKVERLSAKSIQKLGATTLSEGLVNIAGVSQVSTGTSIGKPVIRGLSGNRVLVYTQGIRLENQQFGGEHGLGINDAGISSIEVIKGPASLLYGSDALGGVLYLNPEKFASENDTEATISQRYFGNTLGTNTSVGVKSSLENWKFLARGTYANHADYKIPTDKRVTNTRFNEKDFKTGIAYSKNKFTSEVRYNYNRSNLGLTEGIGEQSTSNSLLEPFQTIDNHILSTHNHFFFGDSKLDIDLGYTFNDRQEFEEHEEHDDHEEGETEEEHEDHDAHEEHEEAALRMKLKTFSYNVKYHFPKVGAIEILTGAQGLHQTNTNFGEELLIPDATINDFGVFTTANYSWNKNSLQAGIRFDNRQITTERHEITHEDEVYVFEAIDKSYNSFTTSLGLKTSLSEEITTRINLASGFRAPNLAELSSNGVHHGTNRFEKGNSNLQNEKNVQIDVSLEYKTEHFELFANGFYNHINDYIFISPTNEVEDGEQVFSYIQENAKLYGGEFGFHLHPHPQDWLHLESTFETVIGKQENGDYLPLIPANTWRNTFRTEFNFKDWLTQGYSSLTLESTFSQDNVSTFETSTDNYNLLNMAFGGDIHLKNITFSTSLSVNNLLNTKYVNHLSRLKKDGIYNQGRNIVLGVNFTI from the coding sequence ATGAAAACATATATAAAACTGCTATTTATAATGGCATTTATTTCTGTAAATGCACAAAATAGTATTTCAGGAAAAATTACAGATACACAAAATAACGCATTAATTGGCGTAGAAATACATGCACAAGAACTTCATAAAGGAACCACAACAAAAGAAGATGGTTCTTATGAATTAAAAAATGTACCCAACGGAAAATTAAAATTAACCTTTAGATATTTAGGATATAAAACGATTTCTAAAACACTACTAATATCTTCTAAAAATAAAGTTCTTAACATCAAATTAGAAGAGACTTTTTATGAGATAGATGAAATTATTGTTTCTACCCCTTTTAATAAATTACAATCAGAAAATGTAATGAAAGTGGAACGTCTTTCTGCAAAATCTATTCAAAAATTAGGAGCAACGACGTTGTCGGAAGGACTTGTAAATATCGCAGGTGTTTCTCAAGTTTCTACAGGAACTTCCATAGGAAAACCCGTAATTAGAGGTTTAAGTGGCAATAGAGTTTTGGTGTACACGCAAGGCATTCGCTTAGAAAATCAGCAATTTGGTGGCGAGCATGGTTTAGGTATTAATGATGCAGGAATTAGTTCTATAGAAGTTATAAAAGGGCCCGCTTCTCTACTCTATGGTTCTGACGCTTTGGGGGGTGTTTTATATCTGAATCCTGAAAAATTTGCTTCAGAAAACGACACAGAAGCTACCATTAGTCAGCGTTATTTTGGCAATACATTAGGAACAAATACTTCCGTTGGCGTAAAATCTTCTTTAGAGAATTGGAAGTTTTTAGCTAGAGGTACGTATGCAAATCATGCCGATTATAAAATTCCTACGGATAAGAGAGTTACAAATACCCGTTTTAATGAGAAAGATTTTAAAACAGGAATTGCATATTCTAAAAATAAATTCACTTCTGAAGTTCGTTATAATTACAACAGATCTAATTTAGGACTTACTGAAGGAATTGGTGAGCAATCTACAAGTAATTCCCTTTTAGAGCCTTTTCAAACAATAGATAATCATATTTTAAGTACTCATAATCATTTCTTTTTTGGGGATTCTAAATTAGACATCGACTTAGGATATACCTTTAATGATAGACAAGAATTTGAAGAACATGAAGAGCATGACGATCATGAAGAAGGTGAAACAGAAGAAGAGCATGAAGACCACGATGCACATGAAGAGCACGAGGAAGCTGCATTAAGAATGAAACTAAAAACATTTTCTTACAATGTAAAATATCATTTTCCGAAAGTTGGGGCTATAGAAATTTTAACTGGCGCACAAGGGTTGCATCAAACAAACACTAATTTTGGAGAAGAACTGCTAATTCCTGATGCTACTATAAATGACTTCGGAGTTTTTACAACTGCCAATTACTCTTGGAATAAAAATAGCTTACAAGCAGGAATTCGTTTCGACAATAGACAAATTACCACAGAAAGACATGAAATTACACATGAAGATGAAGTTTATGTTTTTGAAGCGATTGATAAATCTTATAATAGTTTTACTACTTCTTTAGGGCTTAAAACATCATTATCCGAAGAAATTACAACAAGAATTAATCTTGCTTCTGGTTTTAGAGCGCCTAATTTAGCAGAACTTTCTTCTAACGGAGTGCATCATGGAACCAACAGGTTTGAAAAAGGAAATAGCAATTTACAAAATGAAAAAAATGTTCAAATTGATGTTTCTTTGGAATATAAAACAGAACACTTCGAACTATTTGCAAACGGGTTCTACAATCACATAAATGATTATATTTTTATTTCACCAACTAATGAAGTTGAAGATGGTGAACAAGTGTTCTCTTATATTCAAGAAAATGCTAAATTATATGGTGGTGAATTCGGATTCCATTTACACCCACATCCGCAAGATTGGTTGCATTTAGAAAGTACTTTTGAAACAGTTATTGGAAAGCAAGAAAATGGCGATTATTTACCATTAATTCCTGCAAATACATGGAGAAACACCTTTAGAACAGAATTTAATTTTAAAGATTGGTTAACACAAGGCTATTCTTCTTTGACATTAGAAAGTACCTTCTCACAAGATAACGTAAGTACTTTTGAAACTTCTACAGATAATTACAACCTATTAAACATGGCTTTCGGAGGTGATATTCATCTAAAAAACATCACCTTCTCTACATCACTATCTGTTAACAATTTACTGAACACCAAATATGTAAACCATTTATCTCGTTTAAAAAAAGATGGTATTTACAACCAGGGTAGAAATATTGTTTTAGGAGTAAATTTTACTATTTAA
- a CDS encoding M48 family metallopeptidase, whose amino-acid sequence MKKIAILLLTVFLFSECSKVPITGRSRVNLVSDSQVLPASFAQYKGFLAENKLSTNREMTNQVKSVGKNISAAVDRFMRANNMTSEANSYKWEFNLVDDKTVNAWCMPGGKVVFYTGIMPICANEDGVAAVMGHEVAHAFAKHGQERMTNSYGQQIGGLLVALGTSGKDPKTQQIWNTAFGVGSGLGMLKFSRTHEQEADRLGLVFMIMAGYDGKEAAEVWVRMSQNSGGSSQPEILSTHPSNASRIQDLRSYLPTAKKYAAKFNAVAN is encoded by the coding sequence ATGAAAAAAATAGCCATTTTATTATTGACCGTATTTCTTTTTTCTGAATGCAGTAAAGTGCCAATTACAGGAAGAAGTAGAGTGAATTTAGTAAGCGATTCGCAAGTTTTACCGGCAAGTTTTGCGCAATATAAAGGGTTTTTAGCAGAAAATAAATTGTCTACAAATAGAGAAATGACAAACCAAGTAAAAAGTGTTGGTAAGAATATTTCTGCAGCAGTAGACAGGTTTATGAGGGCAAATAATATGACTTCTGAAGCAAATTCTTATAAATGGGAGTTTAATTTAGTAGATGATAAAACAGTAAATGCTTGGTGTATGCCAGGAGGAAAAGTTGTTTTTTATACAGGAATTATGCCAATTTGTGCAAATGAAGATGGTGTTGCCGCAGTTATGGGGCATGAAGTAGCACATGCATTTGCAAAACATGGTCAAGAAAGAATGACAAATTCTTATGGTCAACAAATTGGTGGTTTATTGGTAGCTTTAGGTACTTCTGGTAAAGATCCTAAAACACAACAAATTTGGAATACTGCTTTTGGTGTAGGTTCTGGTTTAGGAATGTTAAAATTTAGTAGAACACATGAGCAGGAGGCAGACAGATTAGGTCTGGTTTTTATGATTATGGCGGGTTATGATGGTAAAGAAGCTGCTGAAGTTTGGGTACGTATGAGTCAAAATTCTGGCGGAAGTTCTCAGCCAGAAATTTTAAGCACACACCCTTCTAATGCATCTAGAATTCAAGACTTAAGAAGTTATTTGCCAACTGCAAAAAAATATGCTGCAAAATTTAACGCAGTAGCAAACTAA
- a CDS encoding T9SS type A sorting domain-containing protein: MKKTIFIFIFLNYCFAFSQQTTKKKHSLLRATLTAVGSATVYTENNKYSIQQSIGQSGIIGKKSVQSITAQQGFLTNNSSFKIDNTTKDSFKETLDFVISPNPFIDHIKIDFSKKTVYDVYIKIYDINGKVYSSKKFLPSDKIIIPMRRLSIGAYLIQIKSGKNIATKKLLKIE, encoded by the coding sequence TTGAAAAAGACTATTTTTATATTTATATTTCTAAATTATTGTTTCGCGTTTTCACAGCAAACAACTAAAAAGAAACACTCTTTACTAAGAGCTACCCTAACTGCTGTAGGTTCTGCTACTGTTTACACAGAGAACAATAAATACAGTATTCAACAAAGTATTGGACAATCTGGTATTATAGGGAAAAAGAGCGTGCAATCAATTACTGCACAGCAAGGTTTTCTTACCAACAACAGCTCTTTTAAAATAGATAATACAACAAAAGACTCTTTTAAAGAAACTTTAGACTTTGTAATATCTCCCAACCCTTTTATAGACCATATAAAAATAGACTTTTCCAAAAAAACAGTCTACGATGTTTATATTAAAATTTACGATATAAATGGTAAGGTTTATTCCTCCAAAAAATTCTTGCCATCAGATAAAATTATAATACCTATGAGAAGGCTTAGTATTGGTGCTTACCTCATACAAATAAAGAGTGGTAAAAATATAGCAACAAAAAAACTATTAAAAATAGAATAA
- the msrB gene encoding peptide-methionine (R)-S-oxide reductase MsrB — MHKIFSFLMIFFLISCSSKAQDTSKENKKYKITKTDAQWKKELTDKQYNVLRKSGTERAFSSPLNDNHNSGVFVCAACKTPLYKSEHKFESGSGWPSFDRSIKENVELDVDYKIGYARTELKCNTCGGHLGHSFDDGPKRTTGKRHCINGAALEFIAKK, encoded by the coding sequence ATGCATAAAATATTCTCTTTTTTAATGATTTTTTTTTTGATAAGCTGTTCTAGTAAAGCACAAGATACATCCAAAGAAAATAAAAAATATAAAATTACAAAAACGGATGCTCAGTGGAAAAAAGAGCTGACAGATAAACAATATAATGTACTTCGTAAATCTGGTACAGAAAGAGCTTTTTCGAGTCCGTTGAATGACAATCACAATTCTGGTGTTTTTGTTTGTGCTGCCTGTAAAACACCTTTGTATAAATCTGAGCATAAATTTGAGTCAGGCTCTGGTTGGCCTTCTTTTGATAGATCTATCAAAGAAAATGTAGAATTAGACGTAGATTATAAAATTGGCTATGCAAGAACAGAGTTAAAATGCAATACTTGTGGAGGCCATTTAGGGCATTCTTTTGATGATGGCCCGAAAAGAACTACTGGAAAACGCCATTGTATAAATGGTGCTGCTTTAGAGTTTATTGCTAAAAAATAA
- a CDS encoding YfcC family protein: protein MKNLKFPSAQTVLLLIAAFVAILTWLIPSGQFDRLAYNKDENTFVKTNKENSITLEATQKTLDDLQIKIPLENFTSGAIYKPISIPNTYKKLAARPQGFKEFILAPLKGIIQVADIIILVLFIGGLVAIVNYTGAFEAGISRLSKLLKGKEYTLIIIVTSLIAAGGSTFGLAEETIAFYPILIPIFLAAKYDAIVALACIYIGSSIGTMASTINPFSTIIASNSAGINWTTGIYGRITMLVIGLIICVLYIIRYAQRVKKDPTKSIIFSQKEMIEKMFLFNNSSGNINFTFQLKMVLCIFILCFIIMVYGVSNLDWWFLEMTGVFFVGALLIGFICKINETVFVETFIKGANDLLSVAFIIGIARGVTILMEDGLISDTLLYYSSSVTEGMNKGFFINSMLFVYSGLSFFIPSSSGMAVLTMPILSPLADGVNIGRESVVNTYLFGMGLFNFINPTGLILASLAIVKVGYDKWLKFVMPLVIILAVVSMVFLTISVYI from the coding sequence ATGAAAAATTTGAAATTTCCTAGCGCACAAACAGTCTTACTTTTAATTGCTGCTTTTGTTGCTATTTTAACGTGGTTAATTCCTTCTGGGCAATTTGATAGATTGGCTTATAATAAAGATGAAAATACTTTTGTAAAAACTAATAAAGAGAATTCTATAACTTTAGAAGCAACTCAAAAAACATTAGATGATTTACAAATAAAAATTCCTTTAGAAAACTTTACTTCTGGGGCAATTTACAAGCCTATTAGTATTCCTAATACTTATAAAAAATTAGCAGCAAGACCACAAGGTTTTAAAGAATTTATTTTAGCACCATTAAAAGGAATTATTCAGGTTGCAGATATTATAATATTAGTCCTTTTTATAGGTGGTTTGGTTGCTATTGTAAATTACACAGGTGCTTTTGAAGCAGGTATTTCTAGGCTTTCTAAACTTCTAAAAGGGAAAGAATACACACTTATAATTATTGTAACTTCTTTAATAGCTGCTGGTGGTAGCACTTTTGGCTTGGCAGAAGAAACCATTGCCTTCTACCCTATTTTAATTCCGATATTTTTAGCCGCAAAATATGATGCAATTGTTGCTTTGGCTTGTATTTATATTGGTAGTTCTATAGGTACAATGGCATCAACAATAAATCCTTTTAGCACAATAATAGCGTCTAATTCTGCAGGTATTAATTGGACAACAGGCATTTACGGAAGAATAACAATGCTTGTAATTGGTTTAATTATCTGTGTTTTATACATTATTAGATATGCCCAAAGAGTAAAAAAAGATCCTACTAAATCTATTATTTTCAGTCAAAAAGAAATGATAGAGAAAATGTTCCTTTTCAACAATTCATCAGGAAATATCAATTTTACTTTTCAATTAAAAATGGTTTTATGCATTTTTATATTGTGCTTTATCATTATGGTGTATGGTGTAAGTAATTTAGATTGGTGGTTCTTAGAAATGACAGGTGTTTTCTTTGTTGGTGCTCTTTTAATAGGTTTTATCTGTAAAATAAATGAAACCGTTTTTGTAGAAACTTTTATAAAAGGAGCTAACGATTTGCTAAGTGTTGCTTTTATAATTGGTATTGCTAGAGGTGTTACAATACTTATGGAAGATGGTTTAATAAGCGATACTTTATTGTATTATTCTAGCTCTGTAACCGAAGGAATGAATAAAGGCTTTTTTATAAATTCGATGCTATTTGTCTATAGCGGATTATCATTTTTTATACCGTCTTCTTCTGGAATGGCTGTTTTAACAATGCCCATTTTATCTCCACTTGCAGATGGCGTAAATATTGGTAGAGAATCTGTAGTAAATACCTATTTATTTGGAATGGGATTGTTCAACTTTATAAACCCTACTGGGTTAATCTTAGCTTCTCTTGCAATTGTAAAAGTTGGTTATGATAAATGGTTAAAATTTGTAATGCCTTTAGTAATTATTTTAGCAGTAGTTTCTATGGTTTTCTTAACAATATCTGTCTATATTTAA
- a CDS encoding MFS transporter: protein MLKIGDKKLINAWAFYDWANSVYSLVISTAVFPLFYSAITEGKTVVFLGMKWDYADTLYSYALSFSFLVVAFMSPILSGIADYTGNKLKFMKFFCWLGGLSVMAMYFFEDLNTAWVGIICTILASIGFWSSIVFYNSYLPEVAHPEQQDAASAKGFIHGYIGSIILLLFCLGMILAPATFGFDLSISDVILTNGSEAEIAKALESAKNTASLKAMRISFVMVGLWWIGFAQITFKKLPNNSYNRKPEKDFIWKGFKELKKVWIELKQYPTLKNFLLAFFLLSVGVQTIILLATIFGSSELGLGTTNLIVTVLLIQFVAILGAYVFSNVSKKYGNFKAIKITLFIWILVCLSAFMLEKELPNVENYFYALGGLLGLVLGAIQSLTRSTYSKLLPKTQDNATYFSFYDVTEKIAIVLGTFVFGFLIYLTDSMQWSVLSLGVFFVAALVVLSRLKSTEHVH from the coding sequence ATGTTAAAAATTGGAGATAAAAAGTTAATAAACGCTTGGGCATTTTACGATTGGGCAAACTCAGTATATTCTTTAGTAATTAGTACCGCTGTTTTTCCGCTCTTTTATAGTGCCATAACAGAGGGTAAAACGGTTGTTTTTTTAGGAATGAAATGGGATTATGCAGACACTTTATACAGTTATGCGCTTTCATTTTCTTTTTTGGTAGTTGCGTTTATGTCGCCAATTCTGTCTGGTATTGCAGATTATACAGGTAATAAACTTAAATTTATGAAGTTTTTCTGTTGGTTAGGTGGCTTGTCTGTTATGGCAATGTATTTTTTTGAAGATTTAAACACCGCTTGGGTTGGAATAATTTGTACAATTTTAGCAAGTATCGGTTTTTGGTCTAGTATTGTTTTTTACAACTCATATTTACCAGAAGTAGCGCATCCAGAACAACAAGATGCCGCAAGCGCCAAAGGTTTTATTCACGGGTATATAGGTTCTATTATATTACTATTGTTTTGTTTAGGAATGATTTTAGCGCCAGCAACATTTGGTTTCGACCTAAGTATTTCTGATGTAATTCTAACAAATGGTAGTGAAGCCGAAATTGCAAAAGCATTAGAAAGTGCTAAAAACACAGCATCTTTAAAAGCAATGAGGATTTCTTTTGTGATGGTTGGTTTGTGGTGGATCGGTTTTGCGCAAATAACTTTTAAAAAACTGCCTAATAATAGCTATAATAGAAAGCCAGAAAAAGATTTTATATGGAAAGGTTTTAAAGAATTAAAAAAAGTGTGGATTGAGTTAAAACAGTATCCTACGTTAAAGAACTTTTTATTAGCCTTCTTTTTATTAAGTGTTGGTGTGCAAACCATTATTTTATTAGCCACTATTTTTGGTTCGTCAGAATTAGGTTTAGGTACTACTAATTTAATTGTTACCGTTTTATTAATTCAATTTGTAGCTATTTTAGGAGCGTATGTTTTTTCGAATGTTTCTAAAAAATACGGAAACTTTAAGGCAATAAAAATTACACTTTTTATATGGATTTTAGTATGCCTATCTGCTTTTATGCTAGAAAAAGAATTACCAAATGTAGAGAACTATTTTTATGCTTTAGGCGGGTTGTTAGGTTTGGTTTTAGGTGCAATACAGTCATTAACACGTTCTACATACTCTAAATTATTACCGAAAACACAAGACAATGCAACCTATTTTAGCTTTTATGATGTTACAGAGAAAATTGCCATCGTATTAGGTACTTTTGTGTTTGGTTTCTTAATCTATTTAACAGATTCTATGCAATGGAGTGTTCTTTCTTTAGGAGTGTTTTTTGTAGCTGCTTTAGTTGTTTTAAGTAGGTTAAAAAGTACAGAACATGTACACTAA
- a CDS encoding DinB family protein — protein sequence MTKEVIIDLLEEKHKTLFDWLEQQPRENWEKGPEEKWTTGQQILHLVTSLQLLNNALSYPRFFLKYKFGLCNREIRDYETVVKNYQEKLEENEDKAKLFNKNLKKPVLKNRERLINRLHIQNRKLQYKVRKISDLNLDTLIIPHPLMGKMTIREIIMWTAHHTEHHTNILIKKYSKDL from the coding sequence ATGACGAAAGAAGTAATTATAGATTTATTAGAAGAAAAACATAAAACTTTATTTGATTGGTTAGAGCAACAGCCCAGAGAAAATTGGGAAAAAGGCCCAGAAGAAAAATGGACTACTGGCCAGCAAATACTACATTTAGTAACTAGTTTACAGCTATTAAATAACGCGCTAAGTTATCCTAGGTTTTTTCTTAAATACAAGTTTGGTCTTTGTAATAGAGAAATTAGAGATTATGAAACGGTTGTTAAAAATTATCAGGAAAAGTTAGAAGAAAATGAAGATAAGGCTAAATTATTTAATAAAAATTTAAAGAAACCTGTTTTAAAAAATAGAGAAAGGTTAATAAATAGACTTCATATTCAGAATAGAAAGCTACAATATAAAGTTAGAAAAATAAGTGACCTAAATTTAGATACTTTAATAATTCCGCACCCTTTAATGGGAAAAATGACCATTAGAGAAATTATAATGTGGACTGCACATCACACAGAACATCATACCAACATTCTAATAAAAAAGTATAGCAAAGACCTCTAA
- a CDS encoding CDP-alcohol phosphatidyltransferase family protein, which yields MSKLPKEHQFLDLSDYGRPIARIIANSLKSTKFTPIDVTIAFVISGLIGVYFIFEGYYWAAAFFLIFKSILDAADGELARIKETPSYTGRFLDSVSDFILNFIIITTIWKLTDTSLALAFLAFFGLQLQGTLYNYYYVILRNRFDGDTTSRVFEDKTPIALPGEKQKNVNLLFFLYKLFYGLFDKIIYALDENASKGKPFPNWLMTLISTFGLGFQLLIISVLLVFNLKEFIIPFFIGYSVFIFVFILVRKTFY from the coding sequence ATGTCAAAATTACCTAAAGAACATCAGTTTTTAGACTTGTCAGATTATGGCAGACCCATTGCAAGAATTATTGCGAACTCACTAAAATCAACAAAATTTACACCTATAGATGTTACCATCGCTTTTGTTATTTCTGGTTTAATTGGTGTGTATTTTATTTTTGAAGGTTATTATTGGGCAGCTGCTTTCTTCTTAATTTTTAAATCTATTTTAGATGCTGCAGATGGCGAACTCGCTAGAATAAAAGAAACACCTTCTTACACAGGCAGATTTTTAGATTCTGTTTCAGACTTCATTTTAAACTTCATTATTATAACTACTATTTGGAAATTAACAGATACAAGTTTAGCTTTAGCTTTTTTAGCGTTCTTTGGTCTTCAATTACAAGGAACTCTGTACAATTACTATTATGTAATTCTTAGAAATAGATTTGATGGTGATACTACTAGTAGGGTTTTTGAAGATAAAACACCTATTGCTTTACCTGGTGAAAAACAAAAAAATGTAAACCTCTTATTTTTCCTATACAAATTATTTTACGGTCTTTTTGATAAAATAATATATGCTTTAGATGAAAACGCATCTAAAGGAAAACCTTTTCCTAATTGGTTAATGACCTTAATTTCTACGTTTGGTTTAGGCTTTCAACTCTTAATTATAAGCGTTCTTTTAGTATTCAATTTAAAAGAATTCATCATTCCTTTTTTTATTGGCTATTCTGTATTCATTTTTGTTTTTATATTAGTTCGGAAAACTTTCTATTAA